A genomic window from Zalophus californianus isolate mZalCal1 chromosome 13, mZalCal1.pri.v2, whole genome shotgun sequence includes:
- the LOC113934456 gene encoding heterogeneous nuclear ribonucleoprotein C-like isoform X1, whose amino-acid sequence MASNVTNKTDPRSMNSRVFIGNLNTLVVKKSDVEAIFSKYGKIVGCSVHKGFAFVQYVNERNARAAVAGEDGRMIAGQVLDINLAAEPKVNRGKAGVKRSAAEMYGSVPEHPSPSPLLSSSFDLDYDFQRDYYDRMYSYPARVPPPPPIARAVVPSKRQRVSGNTSRRGKSGFNSKSGQQRSSSKSGKLKGDDLQTIKKELTQIKQKVDSLLESLEKIEKEQSKQGVEMKNDKSEEEQSSSSLKKDETNVKMESEGGADDSAEEGDLLDDDDNEDRGDDQLELIKDDEKEAEEGEDDRDSANGEDDS is encoded by the coding sequence ATGGCCAGCAATGTTACCAACAAGACAGATCCTCGCTCCATGAACTCCCGTGTATTCATTGGGAATCTCAATACTCTTGTGGTCAAGAAATCTGATGTGGAGGCAATCTTCTCAAAATACGGCAAAATTGTTGGTTGCTCTGTCCATAAGGGCTTTGCCTTCGTTCAGTATGTTAATGAGAGAAATGCCCGGGCTGCTGTGGCAGGAGAGGATGGCAGAATGATTGCTGGCCAGGTTTTAGATATTAATCTGGCCGCAGAGCCAAAAGTAAACCGAGGAAAAGCAGGTGTGAAACGATCTGCAGCGGAGATGTACGGGTCAGTACCAGAACACCCTTCTCCGTCCCCTCTACTCAGCTCCTCTTTTGACTTGGACTATGACTTTCAACGAGATTATTATGACAGGATGTATAGTTACCCAGCAcgtgttcctcctcctcctcctattgCTCGGGCTGTAGTTCCTTCAAAACGCCAGCGTGTATCAGGAAACACCTCACGAAGGGGCAAAAGTGGCTTCAATTCTAAGAGTGGACAGCAAAGATCTTCTTCCAAGTCTGGAAAGTTGAAAGGTGATGACCTTCAGACCATTAAGAAGGAGTTGACCCAGATAAAACAAAAAGTGGATTCTCTACTGGAAAGCCTggaaaaaattgagaaagaacagagcaaACAAGGAGTAGAGATGAAGAATGATAAGTCAGAAGAGGAGCAGAGCAGCAGCTCCCTGAAGAAAGATGAGACTAATGTGAAGATGGAGTCTGAGGGGGGTGCAGATGACTCTGCTGAGGAGGGGGACCTActggatgatgatgataatgaagatCGGGGGGATGACCAGCTGGAGTTGATCAAGGATGATGAaaaagaggctgaggaaggagAGGATGACAGAGACAGCGCCAATGGCGAGGATGACTCTTAA
- the LOC113934456 gene encoding heterogeneous nuclear ribonucleoproteins C1/C2-like isoform X2, whose product MASNVTNKTDPRSMNSRVFIGNLNTLVVKKSDVEAIFSKYGKIVGCSVHKGFAFVQYVNERNARAAVAGEDGRMIAGQVLDINLAAEPKVNRGKAGVKRSAAEMYGSSFDLDYDFQRDYYDRMYSYPARVPPPPPIARAVVPSKRQRVSGNTSRRGKSGFNSKSGQQRSSSKSGKLKGDDLQTIKKELTQIKQKVDSLLESLEKIEKEQSKQGVEMKNDKSEEEQSSSSLKKDETNVKMESEGGADDSAEEGDLLDDDDNEDRGDDQLELIKDDEKEAEEGEDDRDSANGEDDS is encoded by the exons ATGGCCAGCAATGTTACCAACAAGACAGATCCTCGCTCCATGAACTCCCGTGTATTCATTGGGAATCTCAATACTCTTGTGGTCAAGAAATCTGATGTGGAGGCAATCTTCTCAAAATACGGCAAAATTGTTGGTTGCTCTGTCCATAAGGGCTTTGCCTTCGTTCAGTATGTTAATGAGAGAAATGCCCGGGCTGCTGTGGCAGGAGAGGATGGCAGAATGATTGCTGGCCAGGTTTTAGATATTAATCTGGCCGCAGAGCCAAAAGTAAACCGAGGAAAAGCAGGTGTGAAACGATCTGCAGCGGAGATGTACGG CTCCTCTTTTGACTTGGACTATGACTTTCAACGAGATTATTATGACAGGATGTATAGTTACCCAGCAcgtgttcctcctcctcctcctattgCTCGGGCTGTAGTTCCTTCAAAACGCCAGCGTGTATCAGGAAACACCTCACGAAGGGGCAAAAGTGGCTTCAATTCTAAGAGTGGACAGCAAAGATCTTCTTCCAAGTCTGGAAAGTTGAAAGGTGATGACCTTCAGACCATTAAGAAGGAGTTGACCCAGATAAAACAAAAAGTGGATTCTCTACTGGAAAGCCTggaaaaaattgagaaagaacagagcaaACAAGGAGTAGAGATGAAGAATGATAAGTCAGAAGAGGAGCAGAGCAGCAGCTCCCTGAAGAAAGATGAGACTAATGTGAAGATGGAGTCTGAGGGGGGTGCAGATGACTCTGCTGAGGAGGGGGACCTActggatgatgatgataatgaagatCGGGGGGATGACCAGCTGGAGTTGATCAAGGATGATGAaaaagaggctgaggaaggagAGGATGACAGAGACAGCGCCAATGGCGAGGATGACTCTTAA